A region from the Triticum aestivum cultivar Chinese Spring chromosome 3D, IWGSC CS RefSeq v2.1, whole genome shotgun sequence genome encodes:
- the LOC123073728 gene encoding E3 ubiquitin-protein ligase SINA-like 2, with protein MGGNANTKKKKVEAEGEGESSTKKLKVTMGVETIDCPICYEPLRPPIFQCSVGHCICSSCREKLDKKCPVCSIKTSFKRCFAMEHVAQEAKVACSNDKYGCVEGVIYYQKEEHKKACPNAPCSCTESGCGFTGPAKVLQDHFIIQHKCLSTILPDSGTVSLRLQPGLHVLRCTETSYFFLLNMSSEPLGYAISVICVQPNVTEPKFKCNMEYDCITTGCRESINCHIRSSSLSDGLPIVYDLIIPKGKISDDQNGIMLEATILSRSCLQGKGSTPDLQRTPCIKTANTATATADDDNDDDDDDDDDDDDDDDDDDDDDNDDDDDSSSSSLSSSSSSSSSSSASSASEQEGGEREGEGGGGGREPRRGQVRGRGRGRGRGRGRGRGRGRG; from the exons ATGGGAGGTAACGccaatacaaaaaagaaaaaagttgAAGCAGAAGGAGAAGGAGAGAGCAGCACAAAGAAGCTGAAGGTCACCATGGGGGTGGAGACCATTGACTGCCCAATCTGCTACGAGCCCCTCAGGCCTCCGATATTCCAG TGCTCCGTGGGGCATTGTATATGCTCGTCTTGCCGTGAGAAGCTGGACAAGAAATGTCCCGTGTGCTCTATCAAAACTTCCTTCAAGCGCTGCTTTGCGATGGAACATGTCGCCCAAGAAGCCAAAGTTGCTTGCTCCAATGATAAGTATGGCTGTGTCGAGGGGGTCATCTACTACCAGAAAGAAGAACATAAGAAGGCATGCCCAAATGCCCCGTGCTCCTGCACGGAGTCCGGTTGTGGCTTCACTGGACCAGCAAAGGTGCTCCAGGACCATTTCATCATCCAGCACAAGTGTCTGTCTACAATCCTCCCAGACTCCGGTACGGTGTCACTTCGCTTACAGCCAGGGTTACATGTTTTGCGATGCACCGAGACCAGCTACTTTTTCTTGCTCAACATGTCATCAGAGCCTCTTGGATATGCCATCTCAGTCATCTGCGTCCAACCAAACGTCACGGAACCCAAGTTCAAATGTAATATGGAATATGACTGCATAACGACGGGCTGTCGTGAAAGTATAAATTGCCACATAAGAAGCTCTTCACTCTCTGATGGGCTACCCATAGTGTACGACTTAATAATTCCCAAGGGAAAGATTTCCGATGATCAAAATGGTATCATGCTCGAAGCCACCATTCTCAGCAGATCATGTCTTCAAGGAAAGGGTTCGACTCCTGATCTTCAACGAACGCCCTGTATTAAAACTGCTaatactgctactgctactgctgatgatgacaatgatgatgacgacgacgatgatgacgacgacgatgacgacgatgacgatgatgatgacgacgacaacgacgacgacgatgattctAGCTCATCGTCGTTAtcgtcctcgtcatcgtcgtcgtcgtcttcatcggcaTCATCGGCGTCCGAACAAGAAggaggagaaagagaaggagaaggaggaggtggtgggCGAGAGCCAAGACGAGGGCAAgtgcgagggagagggcgaggtcgagggcgagggcgaggacgaggacgggGACGAGGGCGAGGATGA